The DNA segment TAGTGCACGGCCAGTACCTGGCCGACGATGAAGGCCTGCCGCCGGCCACGGGGCGGACCTATGTGCTGCCGGCCGGGGCCTTCTTCCACATTCACTGCGGCAAGATTGCCCGCGTGACCAACTACTACAACCTGAACGACTGGGTCGAACAGGTCTGCTAATCGCAGCCTGCTGCGCGTCGGCGATACTGCGTCATAAACAGTCTCGGATTGCTCATTTACAGTCGTAAACTCCGCCTCCTCGACTGTTTATGCCTTGTCTCGCTCTAGCTCGCGAGGCGGTGAAGATATCCGTTAGTTGTTCTGCACCCGTGCCTTCGGCAGTTCGACCACCGTGGCGCGGCGCTGGGCCAGGTAACGGGTGCAGCTCACCCGCAGGAAGGACGCGAAGTTGACCACCTCGCCGCGGTACTCCATCACCTCGTCGTAGAGCTTGGTGATGAGCTGGTTGGTGGTCATGCCGTCCACTTCGGCGATTTCCCGCAGGATGTCCCAGAACTGGTTCTCCAGTCGCAGGGTGGTCACCACACCGCGAATGCGCAAAGAGCGCGAACGGGATTCGTAGAGAATGGGGTCGGCTTTTACGTACAGCTCGCACATGACGTAACTCCTGGTTCGTGGTGCGGCGCGTCGGCGTATATGGATCACGCTTCACCGATCCACCTTCGGAGTCCAGCATGACCTCGGTGGTGGAAACGAATAGCGGTTTCCACCCTACGCGCCTCACAGCTCGATCTTCGTCCCGAGCAGCTTGAGGAAGCCCGCCAGCCAGGCAGGATGCGCCGGCCAGGCCGGGGCGGTCACCAGGTTGCCCTGGGTATGAGCGGTATCCACCGGGATATCTACATACTGCCCACCGGCGAGTTTCACCTCAGGGCCGCAGGCCGGATAGGCGCTGCACTCACGGCCTTCCAGCACGCCGGCGGCTGCCAGCAACTGCGCACCGTGGCAGACGGCGGCGATGGGCTTGCCGGCCTTGTCGAAGGCCTGCACCAGTTCCAGCACACGTGCATTCAGGCGCAGGTATTCCGGTGCGCGCCCGCCGGGGATCAGCAGGGCGTCGTAATCCTCGACCTTGACCTTGGCGAAGTCGAAGTTGAGGGCAAAGTTGTGGCCCGGCTTCTCGCTGTAGGTCTGGTCGCCTTCGAAATCGTGGATGGCCGTGCGCACGCTCTGCCCGGCGATCTTGTCCGGGCACACGGCATGCACCGTATGGCCGACCATCAGAAGGGCCTGGAACGGCACCATGGTTTCATAGTCTTCGACGTAGTCACCGATCAGCATCAGAATCTTCTTCGCGGCCATTTCGCATTCTCCTGGAGTGGAAGCTCTGGGGCTTCAAAGGGTAGCCAATTATCCCCGGCCTTTTTCGGCCTCGGGTAATAGTCCCCTACTACAGAAGTTGCATGCCTCAGATGCCGATCTTGTCCAGCGCCCGGCCTACGCCGCGCCAGAACCCCTCCTGCAGTCGCATCACCTCACCGCTGGCGGCGACCCGCTCGCAGGGCTGCACCTGGCGGGTCGCAGTGATTTCCTGGCTAGCCAGGGGCTCTTCAACCAGTTGCAGCGGACCATTGCCGGCGCTGGGTTGCTCGCTGTTCTTCGGCGGCGGGTCCAGTTCGTCGTAGCGCAGGTAGTAAGTACGCCCGGCGCTGGCATCCAGGGCAAAGGAGGTGATGAGGGTGAAATCCAGCGGGCCGTCGGCGAACAGGCTCCAATAACTGCCGAACAGCGGCCGGCGCATCTCCAGCTTGTAGCTGGCCGCTTCGAACTCCAGCACAAGGTAGCCGTTGCTCGGCAGGCTGCCGATCAGTTCATTGTTGAGGAAGATGCCGGGCGCTTCCAGTTCCTGGTCGGCCCATTCGTTTTGCGGCCGATAGAGGTAGACCAGCGCATGGTCGCCGTCGCTCGGCGCTGCCGTCTGGAACGCGGGCCCTTCGGTTGCACCAAAGAAGGCACCTGGGGTGGAACAGCCGCCCAGCAAAGCGGCCAGCAGCAGGATCGGCAGATATCGGCGGCCCATGCAGCCACTCCCTCTGGTTATCGTGGAGCAAGCCTAGCCCGGCCCCGATCTACAGGCACCCGACGAAAGTGCGGCTACGGGTTCCGCGTCGCTAACGACGTCGATCGAGAAGGTTCACGACCAGCCGATCCAACCACCCCCAGAGACGCTGGCGCAGGCGCTTGATCAGGGGACGGGCGTGCCAGTCGTCCATGGTGATCTCGCGGCTGTCGGCGAAATCCTGGCGCATGCAGGCGTCTACCGCCCGGGTGAAGTCAGGGTCCAGCGCTTCCAGGTTGGCTTCCAGGTTGAAACGCAGGTTCCAGTGATCGAAGTTGCACGAACCGACGCTGACCCAGTCATCCGCCAACACGATCTTCAGGTGAAGGAAGCGCTGCTGGTATTCGAATATCCGCACCCCGGCACGCAGCAGGCGCGGGTAGTAACGCTGGCCGGCAAAGCGCACTGGCGGGTGGTCGGTGTGTCGGCTGGTGAGCAGCAGGCGCACCTCGACACCCCGCCGCGCCGCCTTGATCAGGGCGCGGCGCACCTTCCAGCTCGGCAGGAAATAGGGCGTCGCCAGCCAGACGCGGTTGCGTGCCGTACGAATGCTGCGCGCCAGCGACTGGACGATGTCGCGGTGCTGGCTGGCATCGGCATAGGCCAGACGGCCGAGCCCCTTCCCTACCGCAGGATAAGGTGGCAGGTGGGTCAGGCCCGGCGCTTCACCCGATTTCCAGGGGTGGCGGCCGAGGTTGGCCAGCCACTGATAGTCGAAGATCAGTTGCCAGTGCGCCACCAACGGACCTTCGATAGCCACCATCACTTCATGCCAGCGGCTGGACTCCTGTGCGGGGTTCCAGAACTCGTCGGTGGAACCGGTACCACCGATGAAGGCCAGGCGGTCGTCCACCACGAGGATCTTGCGGTGGTCGCGGTACAGGTTGCTGAAGCCGCGCCGCCAGCGTAGCGGGTTGTAGAACTGCAGCAGCACACCGGCGTGGCTCAGCCGCTCGCGCAGCGTTCCCCCCAGTTTCAAGCTGCCGAAATCATCGAACAGGCAGCGTACCCGCACGCCGCGGACCGCCGCCACGCAAAGGGCATCCACCAGCGCCTCGCTGCACTTGCCGTCTTCCACCAGGTAGAGCTCCAGCGCGACCTGGTACTCGGCCCGGGCAATGGCCGTGAGCATGGTCGGAAAGAACTGCGGCCCGTCGATCAGCAGCTCGAATCGATTGCCGGCCTTCCAGGGGAAGATCTGCCCCATCAGCGCTCCGTGAAGATCAGCACGGCCCCCACCGGCACCGACAGACTGATGCCCGACAGACCGGCCAGTTTGCGCAAATCATCCAGCGCCGAAGTCAGGCCGAAGTCTTCCACTTGCAGAACCAGTGGCGCCAGGGTCACCACCTGGAAGCGATGATCGTCCAGACGGGTCGCCAGAAGCTCGGCGCGGTATTCCTTTTCCTGGTCGCGAATCTTCACCTTCAACGGCAGCCCCAGCTCCAGTTGGGCGCCGGGCGCAAGGTCGGTGATGGGGCGCAGGTCGAGCTGGGCGGTCACTTCGGCGTCGGGGAACCTGGCAATTTCGAAGAACTGATCACGCAGGCGCTGATCGCGCAGCGGCACCCCGGTGCTGACCGATTCCAGTTCGACGCGCAGCCTCGCCTGGCCATCCTGGCCGATCTTGCCGTGCAAGGTGAGGAACCGGTGCACTTCAGAGATGCTGCCGGCCTTGGTGGAAATGAAGGAGATCCGCGAGGACTCGTTGTCCAGGTACCAGCTTGCGTGGACGGGCAGGGCCAGGGCGGCGAGCAGGGCAATGAGGGGGCGTATCGATTTCTGCATGCGGGCTTCCTTTGGCATGTCGCTGACGGCCCAGAGACTCAGGCCGGACTCCATTGGTCACACGGATCACCGTCAGGTTCCACCTGGGGCGATCCCGACGGACGGGCAATGGATGCAAAGCTACCAGAGGATGCAGACCATTACTTCCCTCTCCCTCCGGGAGAGGGAAGGCCAGGATGGCCCCAGTCGCCCAAATCGCGAATGAATGCGCTCCCACAGGGCGTTATCCGGCCCGCAATGAAAAAGCCCCGTCCTTGCGGCGCGGGGCTTCTCTCAAGAGGGTTGCGCTGTTACAGGCGCGGGTAGTCGATATAGCCCACCGGGCCCTTGGCGTAGAAGAGTTCCGGGCGCGGATCGTTCAGCGGTGCATCCAGGCGCAGGCGCTCGGGCAGGTCCGGGTTGGCGATGAAGGGAACGCCGAAGGCGACGGCATCGGCCTTGCCGCTTGCCAGCCAGGCATTGGCGCTGTCCCTGGTGAAGCGCTCGTTGGCGATGAACACGCCACCGAAGGCGTCCTTCAGTTGCGGCGTCAGGCTGTCCGCGCCTTCCCGCTCGCGGGTGCAGATGAAGGCCACGCCACGCTTGCCCAGTTCGCGGGCGACGTAGCCGAAGGTGGCAGACAGGTCGGAATCGCCCATGTCATGCAGATCGGCGCGCGGCGACAGGTGCACACCCACGCGGCCAGCGCCCCAGACCTTGATCGCCGCATCGGTGACCTCCAGCAGCAGGCGCGCACGGTTCTCGATGGTGCCGCCGTACTGGTCGCTACGCTGGTTGGTTCCGTCCTGGAGGAACTGGTCCAGCAGGTAACCGTTGGCGGCGTGGATTTCCACACCGTCGAAACCGGCGACCTGCGCGTTCTCGGCACCCACGCGGTAGGCGTCGACTATGTCGGCGATCTCTTCTGTTTCCAGAGCGCGCGGCACCGGGTAGTCACGCAGCGGACGCAGCAGACTGACGTGCCCCTTGGCGGCGATGGCGCTCGGCGCTACCGGGACTTCACCGCCCAGGTAGCTGGGGTCGGAAATACGGCCCACGTGCCACAGCTGCAGGACGATCTTGCCGCCGTTGGCGTGCACGGCCTTGGTGATATTGCTCCAGCCCTTCACCTGCTCGTCGGACCAGATGCCGGGGGTGTCCGGGTAGCCGACGCCCAAGGGGGTGACGGAGGTGGCTTCGCTGATGATCAGCCCGGCGCTGGCGCGCTGGGTGTAGTACTCGGCCATCAGCGCGTTGGGCACGCGGCCCTCGTCGGCGCGGCAGCGGGTCAGCGGCGCCATGATGATGCGGTTGGAAAGTTCCAGATCGCCGATCTTGATCGGGTCGAAGAGCGTGGGCATGTCATTTACCTCGGGTCAGTCGAGAGCCGCTTGCAGCTCGGGGTTACGGTTGCTGGATGACAGGTTCGGTGGTGCCTATCGCGAATGCGGACAAAGTGAGGGCGAGAAGCGCAGTAGGCATGTGCCTGCTCCTGGAAAATTGCGGGTTGTAGGCAGGTGCTGCAGTTACAGCTCGTCGCTCATCTGGCGAAGAAATTCAGCGATGACGGCTTCATTGCGTTTGAAGAAGTTCCACTGGCCCACCTTGCGACTGGTCACCAGCCCCGCACGCTGCAAGGTAGCCAGGTGCGCCGACACGGTGGACTGGGAAAGCCCGCAGCGCTGGTCGAACTTGCCGGCGCAAACGCCGATCTCGAAGGGATGGTCCTGTTCGACGAAATACTTCTCCGGCTCCTTGAGCCACTGCAGCATCTCTCGCCGCACAGGGTGCGCCAGTGCCTTGATGATTTCGTCGAAGTCGATGATGGTGCTCATGGCCGGATTCGTATATCGAGATGGAGCGAACTTTATATCGAGAAATGACGATACAGGATCGTTTGTGCCGATAGTCGTCATCAACGCTCATGATGGAAGCGTCTCCCGCCTGAGTTAAGCTCAACCGATGAACTACCTCGCCCACCTCCACCTCGGCGGCTCACAGCCGGCACAACTGCTCGGCAGCCTCTATGGCGACTTCGTCAAGGGGCCGCTGGCGGGGCGCTGGCCAGCGGATATCGAAGCCGGCATCCGCCTGCACCGGCGCATCGACGCCTTCACCGACAGCCACCCGCTGATCACCCAGGCCAAGCTGCGCTTCCCCAGCGAACGGCGACGCTTTGCCGGCATCCTGCTGGACGTGTTCTTCGACCATTGCCTGGCGCGCGACTGGGAGCTCTACGCCAACGAACCGCTGGACATCTTCACCCACCACGTTTACCAGGTGCTCGGCGCCGAACCCGAGTTGCCTGGCCGCCTGGCACTGATCGCCCCACGCATGGCCGCCCAGGACTGGCTGGGCAGCTACCGGGACTTCGAAACCCTGGAACTGGTCATCGCCGGCATGGCTCGGCGCCTCTCGCGACCGGAGGCGCTGAACGGCGCCATGGCGGAGCTGGAAGCGCTCTATCAGCCCCTCTGCGATGACTTCCGTCAGTTCTATCCACAGCTCCAGCACTTCGCGGGAAGCCAACAAAGCCTCGGTTGACCTGCATCAAGGGAGGCCCCCGGCGCTTGCAGTGCAATGGCCACAGACTCTGACTATGGAAGTCCCCGATGAAAGCGCTGATGCTGGCAACCGATCTTTCCAACCGCTCCGACCTCGCCTTGCGGCGCGCCGCCCGACTGGTCCGGCAGTTCGACTGCCCCTGGTTCATCCTCCACGTGGTCGACGAAGACCAGCCGCAACCGAGGCTCGAACGGGAAGTGGAATACGTCCGCCGCTACCTGAATGAACACGTGGACGCGTTCACCGAACTGGCTGGCCGCGCCCCGGAAATCTGGGTGGAAGTGGGCGACCCGGCCAAACACATCGCCGAGTGCACCCGCTGGACCGAAATCGACCTGCTGGTAGTCGGCAGCCACCGCAAGAGTCCGCTGCGCGACATCTTCGTCGGTACCACCCTGGAGCGCCTGGTGCGCACCAGCCATGTGCCCATCCTGCTGGTGAACAAGGACGTCGAGGACGACTATCGGGCGCCGCTGCTCGCCGCGGACTGCTCCCCCGGCTCTGCCCAGGCCATGCGCACCGCCCGTGAACTGGGTCTGCTGCCCGCGGACGGAGCAAGGGCGCTGTACGCCTTCGACTCGCTGGGAAGCGTGCTGGTGGCCGGCACTGGCGCCGGAACGATTCTGGGTGACCGCTCCGCCGAACGCCACCGGGCCGCCGCCGCGCTGCACGAGTTCCTGCTTCGGGAAGAACTGGGCAGCATGGTGGGTCAGCGCCTGGTCGAGGAAGGCCAGCCCATGATCGCCCTGCGCCGGGTTCTGGACCGCGAACCCACCGACCTGCTGGTGATGGGTACCCGCGGGCTGACGGGATTGAAGCGGGTGTTGATCGGCAGCGTGGCCGATGCAGCCATGCGCGAGCTGGACTGCGACATCCTCACAGTGCCGCCCAGCAAGGCTTGACCCGCCCTCAGGCGGCCAGCGCCTCGTTCTCCACCTCACCGAAGAGCGCCCGTTGCACGGCGCTCTTCGCCCGTTGACTCAACACCGTACGACTCAGGCCTTGGCTGGGGATGGGCTCCAGCAACTGGATTTCCACCTCTACCCGGTCACTACGCAGCAACCGCACCAGGTGCGACAGCAGATCGTCTTCACCGATGAAGGGCGCCACCTCGTCCCGCTGACCGTCACGCAGGTAGCGGATCGCCACGGGCTGTACCGGCACCTCAGTCTCCACCGCACTGGTCAGCAGACGACTGTGGAACGTCTTCAGCAGGCTGCCATCGGTGGTGGTGCCTTCCGGGAAGATCAACAAGTGGCGGCCAGCGCCCAGGTGTCGGGCCAACTGCTGGCCGACCAGGCCGCTGTCTCCCGAACCTCGACGGATGAACAAGGTACCGGCCTTGTGCGCGAGCCAGCCCGCCACCGGCCAGGCGCGCACCTCGGCCTTGGACAGGAACGACAGTGGCGCTACGGCGCCGAGCAGCGGGATATCGGTCCAGGACACGTGGTTGCTGACCCAGAGCATCGGCTGCCCGGGCACGTGGCCGATGACACGGACACGAAACGGCAGAGCAGCCGCCAGGCGCGCGAGGAACCAGCGGGTCAGGCGCTGCCGGGTCGCCATCATCTCGCTCCGCCCCAGACGCTCCAGCAGGCCGACCCAGGCGGCCAGCGCCAAGCCAAGGCCGATCACCGCCAGCAACCGGGCGACGCGGGCGTAGAAACGCGCGGTCTTCAACATGCCCGACCTCAGACCGCGGCCTTGAAGTGGCGGGCGTAGCGCGGGCAGAGTTCGTCGCGCTTGAGCAGGATGAATACATCGGCCACCTGGAAATCCGGGTCCCAGCACGGCTCGCCACAGATCTTCGCGCCGAGGCGCATGTAGGCCTTGAGCAGCGGCGGCATCTCGGCGATCACATTGCCCGGCAGCTCCAGCGCCGGCAGCGGGTTCTTCGGTTCCGCACGCAGGTATTCGGTGCACAGGTAGCGTTCGCGCAGACGCTGCATGATGGCCTGGGCCTGCACGCCGCCGTCCTGCATCGGGATGCTGGCGCAGCCCATCAGGTAGCCGTAACCGCCCTCGTTCAACACCTCGGCCAACTCGCCCCAGAGCACGGCGATGGTGGCGCCGTTGCGATAGGTCGGGGCGACGCAGGTACGGCCGATCTCCAGCACCGGGCTCTGCAGTTCACCGAGCCCATGGAGGCTGAATTCCTCTTCGCTGTAGTAGCGGCCCAGGTCGCGGGCGGCCTGGTGGTCGAGCAGGCGGGTCGTCGCCACCAGCTCTCCGCTTTCCAGGTCGCGCACGCCGATGTGCTGGCAGTGCGGGTCGTAATCATCCATGTCGAGACCGAACTCGGCGCCTTTCAGCTTGGCATCGAACTCGGCACTGAAGACACGGAAGCGCAGGGCCTGGGCCTCGCGCAATGCAGCAACGCCTTCCAGGCGCTCGGCCTGCAGGCGGCGAGGACTCTTCCCGTTGGGTGCGACACTGTCGCGGGTCATGGCGATCTGGGTCATGAATAAGCCTCCGTAGGCCGGCTCGATCCCGGTTGCAGCCGGACGATCTTGTTGTGCAAGCTCAGGCTAGGTAGACCCGGTGTCACCACCATGACGGTCCAATGATGCTTGTATGACAGCCCCCAAGGAGCGCCCAATGCCCTGGCAACGCCTGCTCGAAGCTTCTACCCGCCTGCCCTCCGGCCAGGCCCTGGACGACGGATACGGCGCAATGCTGGACCGCCTGGGTGAGGTCACGCCCTTCGAGCTGGCGGTGCTCGGCGGCAAGCTGGCGCCCACGCCGGGGCTGGCCTTCCTTGCGGGTTATCAAGGTGCCCTGCGTCTGCTCTGGCCGTCGGCGCCGCGGAGCCTGGGCGCGTTGTGCGTCACCGAAAACCGCAGCGTGCGCCCGGCCGACCTGCAGACACGCCTCACGGGCCTCACCCTCGATGGACGCAAGGACTTCGTGACCGCGGGCAATGCCGCCGACTGGCTGCTGGTGGCAGCGCGCGAAGAGGCCGACGGCGAGTCGCCGCGCCTGGCCCTGGCAGTCGTGCGCAATGGCGCGCCCGGCGTGCGCATCGAGCCACTCAAGCCGCTGCCGCTGATGCCCGATGTCCCTCATGCCCGCCTGCACCTGGAGGGCGCCCACTGCGAGCGCCTGGCCGGCGACGGCTGGGATGCCTACGTAAAACCCTTCCGCAGCATCGAAGACCTCCATGTACTCGCTGCCCTGGGCGGGTGGCTCTACGGCGTGTCCCGCGACAACGCCTGGCCCCATACACTGCAACTGCGTTTGCTGGGACTGCTCACGGGCGCGGCGGAGGTGTCGCGCCAATGCGCCACCTCACCCACCATGCACCTGTTGCTGGCAGCGCTCTTTGCCGAGTTCAAGGCGCTCAAACCGGAGGTGGACGCTGCCTTCGCCGCCGGCCCGACGGAATGGGCCCGGCTCTGGCAGCGCGACCAGGGCGTGCTGGAAATCGCCGGTGGGCCGAGGGCGAAACGGCTGGAGAAAGCCCTCGCCGCGCTGGGCCTCTGACGGCTGTCCTGCGGGGGATTCCATGTCAACGCCGTAGCTCTGTAGGGTGGATGGCGCTTTTCCATCCACCAGCGGCGCTATGCCAGGCCGCGAATGGTGGACCGATGGAGCGTGGTCCACCCTTGTATCTCGACTT comes from the Pseudomonas sp. TCU-HL1 genome and includes:
- the olsB gene encoding L-ornithine N(alpha)-acyltransferase, producing the protein MTQIAMTRDSVAPNGKSPRRLQAERLEGVAALREAQALRFRVFSAEFDAKLKGAEFGLDMDDYDPHCQHIGVRDLESGELVATTRLLDHQAARDLGRYYSEEEFSLHGLGELQSPVLEIGRTCVAPTYRNGATIAVLWGELAEVLNEGGYGYLMGCASIPMQDGGVQAQAIMQRLRERYLCTEYLRAEPKNPLPALELPGNVIAEMPPLLKAYMRLGAKICGEPCWDPDFQVADVFILLKRDELCPRYARHFKAAV
- a CDS encoding DUF2846 domain-containing protein, whose protein sequence is MGRRYLPILLLAALLGGCSTPGAFFGATEGPAFQTAAPSDGDHALVYLYRPQNEWADQELEAPGIFLNNELIGSLPSNGYLVLEFEAASYKLEMRRPLFGSYWSLFADGPLDFTLITSFALDASAGRTYYLRYDELDPPPKNSEQPSAGNGPLQLVEEPLASQEITATRQVQPCERVAASGEVMRLQEGFWRGVGRALDKIGI
- a CDS encoding acyl-CoA dehydrogenase family protein encodes the protein MPWQRLLEASTRLPSGQALDDGYGAMLDRLGEVTPFELAVLGGKLAPTPGLAFLAGYQGALRLLWPSAPRSLGALCVTENRSVRPADLQTRLTGLTLDGRKDFVTAGNAADWLLVAAREEADGESPRLALAVVRNGAPGVRIEPLKPLPLMPDVPHARLHLEGAHCERLAGDGWDAYVKPFRSIEDLHVLAALGGWLYGVSRDNAWPHTLQLRLLGLLTGAAEVSRQCATSPTMHLLLAALFAEFKALKPEVDAAFAAGPTEWARLWQRDQGVLEIAGGPRAKRLEKALAALGL
- a CDS encoding YceI family protein; its protein translation is MQKSIRPLIALLAALALPVHASWYLDNESSRISFISTKAGSISEVHRFLTLHGKIGQDGQARLRVELESVSTGVPLRDQRLRDQFFEIARFPDAEVTAQLDLRPITDLAPGAQLELGLPLKVKIRDQEKEYRAELLATRLDDHRFQVVTLAPLVLQVEDFGLTSALDDLRKLAGLSGISLSVPVGAVLIFTER
- a CDS encoding ACP phosphodiesterase; translation: MNYLAHLHLGGSQPAQLLGSLYGDFVKGPLAGRWPADIEAGIRLHRRIDAFTDSHPLITQAKLRFPSERRRFAGILLDVFFDHCLARDWELYANEPLDIFTHHVYQVLGAEPELPGRLALIAPRMAAQDWLGSYRDFETLELVIAGMARRLSRPEALNGAMAELEALYQPLCDDFRQFYPQLQHFAGSQQSLG
- a CDS encoding alkene reductase, translating into MPTLFDPIKIGDLELSNRIIMAPLTRCRADEGRVPNALMAEYYTQRASAGLIISEATSVTPLGVGYPDTPGIWSDEQVKGWSNITKAVHANGGKIVLQLWHVGRISDPSYLGGEVPVAPSAIAAKGHVSLLRPLRDYPVPRALETEEIADIVDAYRVGAENAQVAGFDGVEIHAANGYLLDQFLQDGTNQRSDQYGGTIENRARLLLEVTDAAIKVWGAGRVGVHLSPRADLHDMGDSDLSATFGYVARELGKRGVAFICTREREGADSLTPQLKDAFGGVFIANERFTRDSANAWLASGKADAVAFGVPFIANPDLPERLRLDAPLNDPRPELFYAKGPVGYIDYPRL
- a CDS encoding ArsR/SmtB family transcription factor is translated as MSTIIDFDEIIKALAHPVRREMLQWLKEPEKYFVEQDHPFEIGVCAGKFDQRCGLSQSTVSAHLATLQRAGLVTSRKVGQWNFFKRNEAVIAEFLRQMSDEL
- a CDS encoding DJ-1/PfpI family protein gives rise to the protein MAAKKILMLIGDYVEDYETMVPFQALLMVGHTVHAVCPDKIAGQSVRTAIHDFEGDQTYSEKPGHNFALNFDFAKVKVEDYDALLIPGGRAPEYLRLNARVLELVQAFDKAGKPIAAVCHGAQLLAAAGVLEGRECSAYPACGPEVKLAGGQYVDIPVDTAHTQGNLVTAPAWPAHPAWLAGFLKLLGTKIEL
- a CDS encoding ribbon-helix-helix domain-containing protein, which gives rise to MCELYVKADPILYESRSRSLRIRGVVTTLRLENQFWDILREIAEVDGMTTNQLITKLYDEVMEYRGEVVNFASFLRVSCTRYLAQRRATVVELPKARVQNN
- a CDS encoding phospholipase D-like domain-containing protein, giving the protein MMGQIFPWKAGNRFELLIDGPQFFPTMLTAIARAEYQVALELYLVEDGKCSEALVDALCVAAVRGVRVRCLFDDFGSLKLGGTLRERLSHAGVLLQFYNPLRWRRGFSNLYRDHRKILVVDDRLAFIGGTGSTDEFWNPAQESSRWHEVMVAIEGPLVAHWQLIFDYQWLANLGRHPWKSGEAPGLTHLPPYPAVGKGLGRLAYADASQHRDIVQSLARSIRTARNRVWLATPYFLPSWKVRRALIKAARRGVEVRLLLTSRHTDHPPVRFAGQRYYPRLLRAGVRIFEYQQRFLHLKIVLADDWVSVGSCNFDHWNLRFNLEANLEALDPDFTRAVDACMRQDFADSREITMDDWHARPLIKRLRQRLWGWLDRLVVNLLDRRR
- a CDS encoding lysophospholipid acyltransferase family protein; protein product: MLKTARFYARVARLLAVIGLGLALAAWVGLLERLGRSEMMATRQRLTRWFLARLAAALPFRVRVIGHVPGQPMLWVSNHVSWTDIPLLGAVAPLSFLSKAEVRAWPVAGWLAHKAGTLFIRRGSGDSGLVGQQLARHLGAGRHLLIFPEGTTTDGSLLKTFHSRLLTSAVETEVPVQPVAIRYLRDGQRDEVAPFIGEDDLLSHLVRLLRSDRVEVEIQLLEPIPSQGLSRTVLSQRAKSAVQRALFGEVENEALAA
- a CDS encoding universal stress protein, which encodes MKALMLATDLSNRSDLALRRAARLVRQFDCPWFILHVVDEDQPQPRLEREVEYVRRYLNEHVDAFTELAGRAPEIWVEVGDPAKHIAECTRWTEIDLLVVGSHRKSPLRDIFVGTTLERLVRTSHVPILLVNKDVEDDYRAPLLAADCSPGSAQAMRTARELGLLPADGARALYAFDSLGSVLVAGTGAGTILGDRSAERHRAAAALHEFLLREELGSMVGQRLVEEGQPMIALRRVLDREPTDLLVMGTRGLTGLKRVLIGSVADAAMRELDCDILTVPPSKA